TCCTGCCTGCGTTCCCGTCTGTCCCGTAGTTGCTACTACTAAGGACGAAGAAGGCGGTATCGTCAGTCAGATTTACCCCCGTTGCATCGGTTGCAGGTACTGTATGGCGGCATGCCCTTACCACGCCCGCTACTTCGGCTGGCTCGATCCGGTATGGCCCGGCGGTATGGACAAGGCTTTGTCTCCCTCAACTTCCACCCGTCCGCGCGGTGTTGTTGAGAAGTGTAACTTCTGCCACACCAGACTGATGGATGCTCGTGCTCGCGCTCGCAGCGAAGGTCTGGACCCCAACAAGCTGCCCGACGGCTGGTATCAGCCTGCCTGTCTGGAAGCGTGCCCCACCGGCGCAATCTCATTCGGTGATGTAAAGAACCCTGAGCATAAAGTTCATGAGCTGGTTAAGAACCCCAATGCATTCCGCATTCTGGAGTCTATCGGCATGGATCCGCAGGTTTACTACATCAGCCGTCGTGACTGGGTCCGTGAGCAGAGTGATAACCACGTCGCTGAAGACAAGCACTAGGAGGGAGGTTTACCATGGATAGCAATCTCTTCCCCGAAGGCGTAAAACGTTGCGGACTTCCCAAGTTTCTGCTTTGGATGGTCTTTCCGACCATCATTCTGCTCTGGGGAGCCTACGCTGCCGCAAAGATTTTCTATTACGGCATCGGCGTTACCGGCCTTGACAACTACTTCGGGTTCGGCCTCTGGATTACTTTTG
The window above is part of the Marinifilum sp. JC120 genome. Proteins encoded here:
- a CDS encoding 4Fe-4S dicluster domain-containing protein gives rise to the protein MQQMEFDTKWTMVVDVDKCTGCGACMVSCQAENNIAPMEEGSNKLKTLTWMLVYELNNGKEFPNREVAYLPRPCMQCGHPACVPVCPVVATTKDEEGGIVSQIYPRCIGCRYCMAACPYHARYFGWLDPVWPGGMDKALSPSTSTRPRGVVEKCNFCHTRLMDARARARSEGLDPNKLPDGWYQPACLEACPTGAISFGDVKNPEHKVHELVKNPNAFRILESIGMDPQVYYISRRDWVREQSDNHVAEDKH